A genome region from Mesorhizobium sp. B2-1-8 includes the following:
- a CDS encoding ribonuclease activity regulator RraA: MTHTSDITRPPKDLIDALREIGAATVAGTLGHMGFRNPHMVGPVAQNHGKSIVGPALTLQFMPQRPDLFTEGEYADPETQLHRHVLYHAQEGDVVVVDARGDMSSGVFGDMMSTYFKGRGGAGIVIDGCMRDRPNVEKLDLALWLRGWTPNYHVQTSIYPNAVNVPIACGGVTVIPGDIIVADDDGVVVLPVAMAAKVIEESQKHHEWEEFSRMKLMEGGSLQRYYPLHPSANEEYEAWRKANPKFQ; encoded by the coding sequence ATGACGCATACTTCCGACATCACGCGGCCGCCCAAGGATCTGATCGACGCGCTAAGGGAGATCGGCGCCGCGACGGTCGCCGGCACGCTTGGCCATATGGGCTTCCGCAATCCGCACATGGTCGGTCCGGTGGCGCAGAACCACGGCAAGTCGATCGTCGGGCCGGCGCTGACGCTGCAGTTCATGCCGCAGCGGCCGGACCTCTTCACCGAGGGCGAATATGCCGACCCGGAGACGCAATTGCACCGGCATGTGCTCTACCACGCGCAGGAAGGCGACGTGGTCGTGGTCGACGCGCGCGGCGACATGAGCTCGGGCGTCTTCGGCGATATGATGTCGACGTATTTCAAGGGCAGAGGCGGCGCGGGTATCGTCATCGACGGGTGCATGCGCGACCGGCCCAATGTCGAAAAGCTCGATCTGGCGCTATGGCTGCGCGGCTGGACGCCCAACTACCATGTGCAAACCAGCATCTATCCCAATGCCGTCAACGTTCCGATTGCCTGCGGCGGTGTCACGGTGATCCCCGGCGACATCATCGTCGCCGACGATGACGGGGTGGTGGTGCTGCCCGTCGCAATGGCCGCGAAGGTGATCGAGGAATCCCAAAAGCATCACGAATGGGAGGAATTTTCGCGCATGAAGCTCATGGAGGGCGGGTCGTTGCAACGCTATTATCCGCTGCACCCAAGTGCCAACGAAGAGTATGAGGCTTGGCGGAAAGCCAACCCGAAATTTCAATAG
- a CDS encoding ABC transporter permease: MSKTMEPNLHEPAAGTSRQGSSQNEWKHPSDHWMRGFILDNRASLGTLGVFIVMMAVFMIANPTVFTTWYLYSAVLTTLPVALFVVVPLVFVVTCGEIDLSFPATMGFASWVFALVVQAGYDPFLGIVAALVTGTLLGFLVGSLVVYGGLSSLIATLGMNFLLRGLIQIINEGRSTSLTSLADSWAYRIFSSQILGVPVQIFWAIAFVVLSALLYNRHRFGAQVKVVGDNPDSAQQMGIDVKRVRVKVFVFVGIGAAIAGTFSVMINFTWWPTAGDGYLLPVLASVFVGGTPTWGGIGTVAGGAIGAVTVSFIQTGVVAAGLSGFYVQFFNGLIIILSLLGHKWNQARYR, encoded by the coding sequence ATGAGCAAGACCATGGAGCCCAATCTGCACGAGCCGGCGGCCGGCACTTCCCGCCAAGGCAGTTCCCAGAACGAGTGGAAGCACCCGTCCGATCACTGGATGCGCGGCTTCATCCTTGACAACCGCGCGTCGCTTGGCACGCTCGGCGTGTTCATCGTCATGATGGCGGTGTTCATGATCGCCAACCCGACGGTCTTCACAACCTGGTATCTCTACAGCGCCGTGCTCACCACGCTTCCCGTGGCGCTGTTCGTGGTCGTGCCGCTGGTCTTCGTCGTCACCTGCGGCGAGATCGACCTGTCGTTTCCCGCGACGATGGGTTTTGCCTCCTGGGTCTTCGCGCTGGTGGTGCAGGCCGGCTACGATCCGTTCCTCGGCATTGTGGCAGCGCTGGTCACCGGCACGCTGCTCGGTTTCCTCGTCGGGTCGCTGGTGGTCTATGGCGGGCTGTCGTCGCTGATCGCCACGCTTGGCATGAATTTCCTGCTGCGTGGACTGATCCAGATCATCAATGAGGGCAGATCGACGTCGCTGACCAGCCTTGCCGACAGCTGGGCCTACAGGATCTTTTCCAGCCAGATCCTGGGCGTCCCAGTGCAGATATTCTGGGCCATCGCCTTCGTCGTCCTTTCGGCGCTGCTCTACAACCGCCACCGCTTCGGTGCGCAGGTCAAGGTGGTCGGCGACAATCCCGACAGTGCCCAGCAGATGGGCATCGACGTCAAGCGCGTGCGGGTGAAAGTGTTCGTCTTCGTCGGCATCGGGGCCGCGATCGCCGGCACCTTCTCGGTGATGATCAACTTCACCTGGTGGCCGACGGCAGGCGACGGCTATCTCTTGCCGGTGCTGGCCTCGGTGTTCGTCGGCGGCACGCCGACCTGGGGCGGTATCGGCACAGTGGCCGGCGGCGCGATCGGCGCGGTCACGGTGTCGTTCATCCAGACCGGCGTCGTGGCGGCTGGCCTGAGCGGCTTCTACGTCCAGTTCTTCAACGGGCTGATCATCATCCTTTCGCTGCTTGGCCATAAATGGAACCAGGCAAGGTATCGGTGA
- a CDS encoding NADPH-dependent F420 reductase, with the protein MSYAIVGFGKIGQALARAFARKNIEVAVASRRPPEALAPQAGAIGPTVVAKSLRDALEADMIILAVPFGEHREVAKALPSWKGKTVIDAMNALVPPEELDGLPSSAFVAKAFTGAKFVKGFNHLIAATLAADPIVEGGHRVVFLSSDDEDAIAPVAALAKQLGFAPVKLGKLNEGGALVHARGRVWGQLIFQDLFKKEQ; encoded by the coding sequence ATGAGCTATGCGATTGTAGGATTCGGTAAGATAGGCCAGGCCCTCGCCCGCGCCTTTGCCCGTAAAAACATCGAGGTGGCCGTCGCGAGCCGCCGGCCGCCCGAGGCGTTGGCGCCGCAGGCTGGGGCGATTGGACCCACGGTCGTCGCCAAGTCGTTGCGGGACGCGCTCGAGGCCGACATGATCATCTTGGCGGTCCCGTTCGGCGAGCATCGCGAGGTTGCGAAGGCCCTGCCGAGTTGGAAAGGCAAGACGGTCATCGACGCGATGAACGCGTTAGTCCCCCCTGAGGAGTTGGACGGTCTCCCGTCCTCCGCCTTCGTCGCGAAGGCGTTCACCGGCGCCAAGTTCGTGAAAGGCTTCAATCACCTGATTGCGGCCACTTTGGCAGCCGATCCGATCGTCGAGGGCGGGCACCGGGTCGTCTTTCTGTCGAGCGACGACGAGGACGCGATCGCTCCCGTGGCGGCCTTGGCCAAACAACTCGGGTTCGCACCCGTCAAGCTGGGAAAGCTCAACGAGGGTGGCGCGCTGGTGCACGCACGCGGCCGTGTTTGGGGCCAGCTCATCTTCCAGGATTTGTTCAAGAAGGAGCAGTAA
- a CDS encoding ATP-binding cassette domain-containing protein, whose amino-acid sequence MAERLIELRDIAKSYGHVYALGGVNLSVDRGEVVGLIGDNGAGKSTLIKILSGVVKPTSGEILIRGKPVTGWNAARSREAGIETVFQDRALAVQQTIVRNIFMGRELTGFLGWLKVGKEIEEASRLMREIGFTSKVFTPHSIVGQLSGGERQGVAIARAIYKQAELIVLDEPTTALSLTETAKVFHFVRQVRASGRSILFIGHNIHHVFDIADRFVVLDRGKVALTADRSEVKSAEDLINFMEDVAHPGGLAGLHDTGDAEQRAR is encoded by the coding sequence ATGGCCGAACGTCTCATAGAACTGCGCGATATCGCCAAGTCCTACGGCCACGTCTACGCACTTGGCGGGGTCAATCTCAGCGTCGACCGCGGCGAGGTGGTCGGCCTCATCGGCGACAACGGCGCCGGCAAGTCGACGCTGATCAAGATCCTGTCGGGCGTGGTCAAGCCGACCAGCGGCGAGATCCTCATCCGCGGTAAGCCGGTGACCGGATGGAATGCGGCACGTTCGCGCGAGGCCGGCATCGAAACGGTGTTCCAGGACCGGGCGCTGGCCGTGCAGCAGACGATCGTGCGCAATATCTTCATGGGCCGCGAACTCACCGGCTTTCTCGGCTGGCTGAAGGTCGGCAAGGAAATCGAGGAGGCGAGTCGGCTGATGCGCGAGATAGGCTTCACCTCGAAAGTATTCACGCCGCACTCGATCGTCGGCCAGTTGTCGGGCGGCGAACGTCAGGGCGTGGCGATCGCGCGCGCCATCTACAAGCAGGCGGAACTGATCGTCCTCGACGAGCCGACGACGGCGCTGTCTCTGACCGAGACCGCCAAGGTCTTCCATTTCGTGCGCCAGGTGCGGGCGAGCGGCCGCTCGATCCTGTTCATCGGCCACAACATCCATCATGTCTTCGACATCGCCGATCGCTTCGTGGTGCTGGATCGCGGCAAGGTCGCGCTCACAGCCGACCGGAGCGAGGTCAAGTCGGCCGAAGATCTCATCAATTTCATGGAAGACGTCGCACATCCGGGTGGGTTGGCCGGGTTGCACGACACCGGCGACGCGGAGCAGAGAGCACGATGA
- a CDS encoding LacI family DNA-binding transcriptional regulator produces MASSIHDLARHLNISIGTVSRALNGRADVNADTRQRVLEAARALNYSPNQSGRSLRQGATRSIAFMLQPHPGDQEYGEPFFIPFLTGLQGRLAESGLDLIVVMGAPGDYQQERLRRVVETRRADAVVLAWTRREDERIDYLTQAGFPFATLGRSRSGDKTYPSLDLDFEKAGADAVDRLVARGHRRIAAIRPSLDLNFGYLFVDGYRKALRRHGIAVDPGLIADGFINEAGGYEVTPRVMRCKDPPTAIIFNNDAMALGGCKALAEMGIKPGHDMAVTVIVDTPLCRYFSPALTAFRPALQPMGRRLAEMLLASLPAFAGAEGPRIMREVWPLELIARDSD; encoded by the coding sequence TTGGCGTCCAGCATTCACGACCTTGCCCGTCACCTGAACATTTCGATCGGCACGGTATCGCGGGCGCTGAACGGTCGCGCCGACGTCAATGCCGACACGCGCCAGCGCGTGCTCGAGGCGGCCAGGGCTCTCAACTATTCGCCGAACCAGTCCGGCCGCAGTCTCAGGCAAGGCGCCACTCGTTCGATCGCCTTCATGCTGCAGCCGCATCCGGGCGACCAGGAATATGGCGAGCCGTTCTTCATTCCGTTCCTGACTGGGTTGCAAGGCCGGCTCGCCGAAAGCGGGCTTGACCTGATCGTGGTGATGGGCGCGCCGGGCGACTATCAGCAGGAGCGCCTGCGGCGTGTCGTCGAGACGCGTCGTGCCGACGCGGTGGTGCTGGCCTGGACGCGGCGCGAGGACGAACGCATCGACTATCTCACCCAGGCCGGCTTCCCCTTCGCCACGCTCGGTCGCAGCCGCTCCGGCGACAAGACCTATCCCTCGCTCGATCTCGATTTCGAAAAAGCAGGCGCCGACGCGGTCGACCGGCTGGTGGCGCGCGGCCATCGCCGCATCGCCGCCATCCGCCCATCGCTCGATCTCAATTTCGGCTATCTGTTCGTCGACGGCTATCGCAAGGCCTTGCGCAGGCATGGCATCGCCGTCGATCCCGGTCTGATCGCCGACGGCTTCATCAACGAGGCCGGGGGCTACGAAGTGACACCGCGGGTGATGCGCTGCAAGGACCCGCCGACCGCCATCATCTTCAACAATGACGCCATGGCGCTTGGCGGCTGCAAGGCGCTGGCCGAGATGGGCATCAAGCCGGGTCACGACATGGCGGTGACCGTCATCGTCGATACGCCGCTCTGCCGCTATTTCTCGCCGGCGCTGACTGCTTTCCGCCCGGCGCTGCAGCCGATGGGACGGCGGCTCGCCGAAATGCTGCTGGCGTCGCTTCCTGCCTTCGCCGGCGCGGAGGGCCCGCGCATCATGCGCGAGGTCTGGCCGCTGGAGCTAATTGCGCGCGATAGCGATTGA
- a CDS encoding SDR family NAD(P)-dependent oxidoreductase — translation MGKLDGKVAVVTGGSSGMALASAKRFVEEGAYVFITGRRQEALDEAIRLIGRNVTGVRGDAANLDDLDRLFDTVKREKGKIDVLYASAGTGEAVPLGEITEQHFDATFGLNTRGTLFTVQKALPLFNDGGSIFMTGSVASAKGFPGYSVYAASKAALQAFARGWLNELKSRNIRVNVLHPGPIATPMQDQVLTEEAKRMFESLIPRGRMGRPEEIAAAALFLASDDSSFVNGLELSVDGGFSAI, via the coding sequence ATGGGAAAGCTAGACGGTAAAGTTGCAGTCGTCACAGGCGGATCGAGCGGCATGGCGCTGGCGAGCGCCAAGCGGTTCGTCGAAGAAGGCGCCTACGTTTTCATCACGGGCCGGAGGCAGGAGGCGCTGGACGAGGCCATCAGGCTGATTGGCCGGAACGTGACCGGCGTGCGCGGCGATGCGGCCAATCTCGACGACCTCGACCGCCTGTTCGACACGGTCAAGCGGGAAAAAGGCAAGATCGATGTCCTGTATGCGAGCGCCGGCACGGGCGAAGCCGTCCCACTGGGCGAGATTACCGAGCAGCATTTCGATGCGACCTTCGGCCTGAATACGCGCGGCACGCTGTTCACGGTTCAGAAGGCGTTGCCGCTGTTCAACGATGGCGGATCGATCTTCATGACCGGATCAGTGGCTTCGGCGAAAGGTTTTCCTGGTTACAGCGTGTATGCGGCGAGCAAGGCGGCGTTGCAGGCATTCGCACGCGGGTGGCTCAACGAACTGAAGAGCAGGAATATCCGGGTGAACGTGCTGCACCCGGGGCCGATCGCCACACCGATGCAGGACCAAGTTCTCACCGAGGAGGCGAAGCGGATGTTCGAATCCCTGATCCCGCGGGGAAGGATGGGGCGTCCCGAGGAAATTGCGGCGGCCGCGCTGTTTCTGGCTTCAGACGATTCGAGCTTCGTGAATGGGCTGGAGTTGTCTGTCGACGGAGGATTCTCGGCGATCTGA
- a CDS encoding Gfo/Idh/MocA family protein, with amino-acid sequence MIDAVLVGCGAMSKAWLDAARRIDGLAIVGLVDLDADRAKARAREYDLGGAVIGTSLDAVLDQTRPQAVFDVVVPAARRDVAFSAFAHHCHLLTEKPLADSPENARAIVEAARQAGRIHAVVQNRRYVANVRRIRRFLDSGAIGKPTSIHADFFVAPHFGGFREEMAHVLLLDMAIHTFDAARYMVDGEPAGVHCQEWEPANSWYRQGSSASAVFDLGGGKVFTYAGSWCAAGFRTSWEGSWRIVAERGSLIWDGHDGLKAEVVVPGRDGMFDKIQPIEVPALDPADRVEGHLGIIRDFMHAIETGTEPETRGADNIKSLAMVFGAIESAETGRRVMIAKEAH; translated from the coding sequence ATGATCGACGCCGTCCTGGTCGGCTGCGGAGCGATGAGCAAGGCCTGGCTCGATGCCGCGCGGCGGATCGATGGGCTTGCCATTGTCGGCCTTGTCGACCTCGATGCCGACAGGGCGAAGGCGAGGGCGCGAGAATACGACCTCGGTGGTGCCGTCATCGGCACCAGCCTCGACGCCGTGCTCGACCAGACCCGACCGCAAGCGGTGTTCGATGTAGTGGTTCCCGCCGCCCGGCGCGACGTTGCGTTTTCCGCCTTTGCCCATCATTGCCATCTGCTGACGGAAAAGCCGCTCGCCGATAGCCCGGAAAATGCCCGCGCCATCGTCGAGGCCGCCCGCCAGGCCGGGCGCATCCATGCCGTCGTCCAAAACCGCCGCTACGTCGCCAATGTCAGACGCATCCGGAGGTTTCTGGACTCCGGCGCCATCGGCAAGCCGACCAGCATCCACGCCGACTTTTTCGTTGCGCCGCATTTCGGCGGTTTTCGCGAGGAGATGGCGCATGTGCTGCTGCTCGACATGGCGATCCACACATTCGACGCCGCCCGCTACATGGTCGATGGCGAGCCGGCCGGCGTCCATTGCCAGGAATGGGAACCGGCCAATTCCTGGTACCGACAGGGCTCGTCGGCCAGCGCGGTCTTCGATCTCGGTGGCGGCAAGGTCTTCACTTATGCGGGCAGCTGGTGCGCGGCCGGCTTCCGCACCAGTTGGGAGGGCAGCTGGCGCATCGTCGCCGAGCGCGGCAGCCTGATCTGGGACGGCCATGACGGGTTGAAGGCGGAAGTGGTGGTGCCGGGCCGCGACGGCATGTTCGACAAAATCCAGCCAATCGAGGTGCCGGCGCTCGATCCCGCCGACCGCGTCGAGGGCCATCTCGGCATCATCAGGGATTTCATGCATGCCATCGAGACCGGCACCGAGCCGGAAACGCGCGGCGCCGACAACATCAAGAGCCTGGCCATGGTCTTTGGCGCCATCGAGAGCGCCGAAACCGGACGCCGCGTGATGATCGCAAAGGAAGCACATTGA
- a CDS encoding substrate-binding domain-containing protein, with protein MSIAIRTTLLRTTVVAAATALTAAISTLPAQALDAQWCKDVHIRFFVGGAEGDAFGTIVYNGAKQAAADLGPKVDYIFSQWDAEKMVQQLREAVAVKPQGIAMMGHPGDAAIMPLAEEAHKDGIKMMYQNVPVPKVTAAFGGGYVGAQQEQQGRALGAEAFKLGKLKAGDKAIMIGPFENENRGARERGTVAALKEAGVEVIQLSSPPSGEWASDPNLAIPVITAALLNHPDIKAVGYPGGQMLGNVATYMQAAGRKPGDIFNFGFDTSPQIVEGFKGGWVQLTADQQPFLQGYLPILSLCQQVVLGLAPMNVDTGAGFVTPENYEIVAELAKQALR; from the coding sequence ATGAGCATCGCGATCAGAACGACACTTCTGCGCACGACCGTCGTGGCGGCGGCCACGGCGCTTACCGCCGCAATCTCCACCTTGCCGGCGCAGGCGCTCGACGCCCAATGGTGCAAGGACGTTCACATCCGCTTCTTCGTCGGCGGTGCCGAGGGCGACGCCTTCGGCACCATCGTCTACAATGGCGCCAAGCAGGCCGCGGCCGATCTCGGGCCCAAGGTCGACTACATCTTCTCCCAATGGGACGCGGAGAAGATGGTGCAACAATTGCGCGAAGCGGTCGCGGTCAAGCCTCAGGGCATCGCCATGATGGGCCATCCGGGCGACGCCGCGATCATGCCGCTCGCCGAAGAGGCGCATAAGGACGGCATCAAGATGATGTACCAGAACGTCCCGGTGCCGAAGGTGACGGCCGCGTTCGGTGGCGGCTATGTCGGCGCGCAGCAGGAACAGCAGGGCCGCGCGCTCGGCGCCGAAGCGTTCAAGCTCGGCAAGCTCAAGGCCGGCGACAAGGCAATCATGATCGGCCCGTTCGAGAACGAGAACCGGGGCGCGCGCGAGCGCGGCACGGTGGCGGCGCTGAAGGAAGCGGGGGTCGAGGTCATCCAGCTGTCCTCGCCGCCGAGCGGCGAATGGGCTTCCGACCCCAACCTCGCCATTCCGGTGATCACGGCGGCGCTCCTCAATCACCCGGACATCAAGGCGGTCGGCTATCCCGGCGGCCAGATGCTCGGCAATGTCGCAACCTACATGCAGGCGGCGGGGCGCAAGCCCGGCGATATTTTCAACTTCGGTTTCGACACCAGCCCGCAGATCGTCGAAGGCTTCAAGGGCGGCTGGGTGCAGCTGACGGCCGACCAGCAGCCGTTCCTGCAGGGCTATCTGCCGATCCTCAGCCTTTGCCAGCAAGTGGTGCTGGGTCTTGCGCCGATGAATGTCGACACCGGCGCCGGCTTCGTCACGCCGGAGAATTACGAGATCGTCGCGGAACTCGCCAAGCAGGCGCTGCGCTGA
- a CDS encoding sugar phosphate isomerase/epimerase family protein, with protein sequence MPNPLLDIRIGTMVRANLDDPAAYIKAILPLGFESIQPFFWQTLGGKDLPRLAGQIHEAIGDADVTVSSLGVFGNPLEGGDIDRGVLQAWETVIDNAHLFGASMVCGFTGRLRGKPLTDSLPRFREVWGPLARRAADKGVRIAFENCAMDGNWAAGDWNIAHNPDAWELMFNELPDDNLGLEWEPCHQLVYLIDPMPQIRKWAPRIFHVHGKDATVRWDVIREHGVFGRLPFVQMRTPGFGDSDWTRVISELRLAGYKGAIDIEGWHDPVYRGDLEITGQARALEYLKLCRGGASYLPNPA encoded by the coding sequence ATGCCAAACCCGCTTCTCGACATCAGGATCGGCACCATGGTGCGGGCCAACCTCGACGACCCGGCCGCCTACATCAAGGCAATCCTGCCGCTCGGCTTCGAGAGCATTCAGCCCTTCTTCTGGCAGACGCTGGGTGGCAAGGACCTGCCCCGGCTGGCCGGCCAGATCCACGAGGCGATCGGCGACGCCGATGTCACGGTGTCCTCGCTCGGCGTGTTCGGCAATCCGCTGGAGGGCGGCGATATCGACCGTGGCGTGCTCCAGGCTTGGGAGACGGTCATCGACAATGCGCATTTGTTCGGCGCCTCGATGGTCTGCGGCTTTACCGGCCGGCTCCGCGGCAAGCCGCTGACAGACAGCCTGCCGCGCTTTCGGGAGGTGTGGGGGCCGCTCGCCAGGCGCGCCGCCGACAAGGGCGTTCGCATCGCCTTCGAGAACTGTGCGATGGACGGCAACTGGGCTGCCGGAGACTGGAACATCGCCCACAATCCGGATGCCTGGGAGCTGATGTTCAACGAGTTGCCTGACGACAATCTCGGCCTCGAATGGGAGCCCTGCCACCAGCTCGTGTATCTGATCGATCCGATGCCGCAGATCCGCAAATGGGCACCGCGCATCTTCCACGTCCACGGCAAGGACGCGACGGTGCGCTGGGACGTCATTCGCGAGCACGGGGTGTTCGGCCGGCTGCCGTTCGTGCAGATGCGCACGCCGGGCTTCGGCGACAGCGACTGGACGCGGGTGATCAGCGAATTGCGGCTGGCCGGGTACAAGGGCGCCATCGACATCGAAGGCTGGCACGATCCGGTCTATCGCGGTGACCTCGAGATCACGGGGCAGGCGCGGGCGCTGGAGTATCTCAAGCTATGCCGGGGAGGTGCGAGCTACCTGCCAAATCCGGCGTGA
- a CDS encoding SRPBCC domain-containing protein, whose amino-acid sequence MYDRVIWPEKHDPKTSAIYALNDIDAKAPPQVVWRLLAHAENWSSYFPAEDQVKILTGEPELALGAKYSRVTVGFPMSLVVTECEPFRRLAWATTVDGDETGSSAYHGWVITPTSNGCHVLTEETQQGPRFLEELGRKHPGALYRYHQKWVESLARAAEADVAKKAG is encoded by the coding sequence ATGTACGACCGTGTGATTTGGCCCGAGAAGCACGATCCCAAAACGTCGGCCATCTATGCGCTCAATGACATCGACGCGAAGGCGCCCCCTCAAGTGGTATGGAGGCTGCTGGCCCACGCCGAGAACTGGTCGAGCTACTTTCCTGCCGAGGATCAGGTCAAGATCCTGACCGGTGAGCCGGAACTTGCGCTCGGAGCCAAATACAGCCGGGTGACGGTCGGATTCCCGATGAGTCTGGTCGTGACGGAATGCGAGCCCTTCCGCAGGCTTGCATGGGCGACGACCGTCGATGGCGACGAGACCGGCTCGAGCGCGTACCACGGCTGGGTCATCACTCCCACGAGCAATGGTTGTCATGTGCTGACCGAGGAGACACAGCAAGGCCCCCGGTTCCTCGAGGAACTCGGACGCAAGCATCCCGGTGCGCTCTACCGCTATCACCAGAAATGGGTCGAAAGCCTCGCCCGCGCGGCGGAGGCGGATGTCGCGAAAAAGGCAGGTTAG
- a CDS encoding MBL fold metallo-hydrolase codes for MTFRLVFLGTSASVPSAERNHPALLIEAGGQRVLVDCGEGTQRQLLSSGAGFRRLDRLLLTHAHFDHVLGIPGLFSTLRLRQSEDLVTIHGSADTLDVVARMLAGLWGEGRAPIPLQLVPLVPGRVFEVDEFTVDCFQVRHRDTGSYGFIFETPARRHLRPDRLVALGVPDGPIRKDLAEGRSISLPDGRMIAPEAVLGPPEAGKKLIIVGDVETTNGLADQVSGADLLVIEATFLERDATMARNYGHLTAAEAASLAATSDVKQLVLTHISGRYRDEELLAEAVRTFTNSLVATDFTTLIV; via the coding sequence ATGACCTTCAGGCTTGTCTTCCTTGGCACCTCGGCCAGCGTGCCCTCGGCCGAGCGCAACCACCCGGCGCTGCTCATTGAAGCCGGCGGTCAACGGGTGCTGGTCGATTGCGGGGAAGGCACCCAGCGTCAGCTTCTGAGCAGCGGCGCCGGATTCAGGCGACTTGATCGCCTGCTCCTCACGCACGCGCATTTCGACCATGTGCTCGGGATTCCGGGCTTGTTCTCGACGCTTCGGCTCCGGCAGAGCGAGGACCTTGTGACCATTCATGGCAGCGCCGACACTCTCGACGTCGTCGCCCGCATGCTCGCTGGCCTTTGGGGTGAGGGACGCGCGCCGATCCCGCTGCAACTCGTGCCGCTCGTTCCCGGACGCGTGTTCGAGGTGGATGAGTTCACGGTCGACTGCTTTCAAGTTCGCCATCGCGACACCGGCAGCTACGGCTTCATCTTCGAGACGCCGGCGCGTCGTCACCTCCGTCCCGACCGCTTGGTGGCTCTGGGCGTGCCAGACGGTCCGATCCGGAAGGACCTGGCCGAAGGCCGCTCGATTTCTCTCCCCGACGGCAGAATGATTGCACCCGAAGCCGTCCTCGGACCACCCGAAGCTGGCAAGAAACTGATCATTGTAGGCGACGTCGAAACCACCAATGGATTGGCCGACCAGGTGAGCGGCGCCGACCTGCTGGTCATCGAAGCCACATTCCTCGAACGAGATGCAACGATGGCGCGCAACTACGGACATCTGACAGCTGCGGAGGCAGCTTCGCTGGCAGCGACCAGCGATGTAAAGCAGCTCGTTCTTACCCACATCTCCGGCCGCTATCGCGACGAAGAACTTCTCGCGGAAGCCGTCCGGACATTTACGAACAGCCTTGTCGCGACGGATTTCACCACCCTCATCGTCTAG
- a CDS encoding LysR family transcriptional regulator: MIDWDDIRHFLAVSRGGSVRAAAERLGVNHSTVLRRVAQLEERLGAQMFEKLPSGYRLTAAGEEVLEFADQMEASSHLLETRVFGRDESVRGLLRVTLAPPLATHLLMPDFADFARLHPDIEMEILSAGELANLTNREADVAIRVVYDRKTLPLNLHGLKGPELFGGVYMSRDLLAAWRAGAPDPIRWIVISIHGIPDWAREGEVRTTGVPFRTTDSEAQIVAVRQGLGITTLPCFVGDADPLLARVPGTDLHMYGTLWLLTQGETRKTKRVRLLTEFVSRRLAAYAPLLTGLSMSRD, encoded by the coding sequence ATGATCGACTGGGATGACATTCGCCACTTTCTTGCCGTCTCGCGTGGAGGCTCGGTGCGGGCCGCCGCCGAGCGCCTCGGTGTGAACCACTCGACCGTGCTGCGACGCGTCGCCCAACTTGAGGAACGCCTCGGGGCGCAGATGTTCGAAAAGCTGCCTTCGGGCTACCGCCTGACGGCTGCGGGCGAGGAGGTCCTCGAGTTCGCGGACCAGATGGAAGCGTCGTCGCACTTGCTGGAGACGCGCGTCTTCGGGCGCGACGAGAGCGTGCGCGGGCTTCTGCGGGTGACGCTGGCACCGCCCCTCGCGACACACCTGCTGATGCCGGATTTCGCCGATTTCGCGCGTCTGCATCCGGACATCGAGATGGAAATCTTGTCGGCCGGCGAACTGGCAAATCTGACCAATCGAGAGGCCGACGTGGCGATCCGCGTCGTCTACGACCGCAAAACCCTGCCGCTCAATCTTCACGGCCTGAAAGGACCGGAGCTGTTCGGCGGCGTCTACATGTCCCGCGATCTACTGGCTGCGTGGCGAGCGGGGGCGCCGGACCCCATCCGGTGGATCGTCATAAGCATTCATGGAATTCCGGATTGGGCCCGCGAGGGTGAGGTTCGCACCACGGGGGTTCCGTTCAGGACCACGGACAGCGAGGCGCAGATCGTTGCGGTACGGCAAGGGCTCGGGATCACGACGCTGCCGTGCTTCGTCGGAGATGCCGACCCCCTGCTGGCGAGGGTGCCGGGCACCGACCTGCACATGTATGGAACGCTCTGGCTTCTCACGCAGGGGGAGACACGCAAGACGAAGCGCGTGCGGCTCCTCACGGAATTCGTATCCCGCAGGCTCGCCGCATACGCTCCGCTTCTCACAGGGCTGTCCATGTCGCGCGACTAG